Below is a genomic region from Cellulomonas sp. P24.
GCGGTCCAGCCCGTAGTCCTTGGCGACGACGTTGCCCTCGAGATCAGCCACGGTGGTACTCCATTTCTTGCGCGGCCATCAGGCCGGCTCTTCGGTGTGGACAGGTACCGGCTCGCCCGGCGCCCAGGGGATCGTGACGGTGTCGCCCGGACTTGCAGGCGACTTGATGAACAGGCAACGGAACGGCGCGTTGCTCTCGTTGACCAGGTAGTGCATCTCTCCCGGGTTCGCCCGGAAGACCTCGTGGGCCGTCATGGTGTGGCGCACGGCGCCGTCCATCCACAGCGTGCAGGTGCCGTCGAGCACGACGAACGACTCGTCGCAGTGCCGGTGCAGGTGGTTGGGCATCGAGTCGCCCGGGTTGAGCAGCAGCACGCCCATGTCACTGCTGGGGCCTTGGATCAGGTAGGCGGGTCCCCACGTGCCGTTGCGGTAGGCGGGGTCGTCCAGAGATGCCTTCTGCATGTGCCTTCCTCCTGTCAGATGACGCGCTCGTTGCCGCCGTCGATGGGAACCTGGGCGCCGGTCGTGCACGCGAAGGTGTCGTCCGCCATCGCCAGGACCAGGCGCCCGACGGCGGCGCTGGTGACTTCGGTGCGCATGAGGTTGCGGCGCTTGTACTCCGCGACGGACATGCCGTACTTCTCGGCGCGTGCGGCGAGCAGCTCCGGGGTCCACAGACCGGTGTCGAAGACCGCGTCGGGGTGGACCATGTTCACGCGGATGCCCTCGGGCGCCCACTCGAGCGCGGCCACCCGGGAGAGCTGGGTGAGGGCCGCCTTGGAGGCCGAGTAGGCGGCCGCGCCCGGGCCCGGCGCCCGGACGTTCTTGGATGCCACGACGACGACGCGACCGTTCGTGGGAGCGAGCCGCAGCAGCGGGTACGCGTACCCGTACAGCGCGGCGACCGCGTCGAGGTTGACCGCCATCGTCCGGCGCCAGGTGGCCATCGGCATCTCGCCGAGCGGCTGGCTGGTCGGGAAGATCCCGGCGGCGACGACCAGGACGTCCAGACCGCCGAAGCGCTCGACCCCCGTGCGCAACGCGTGCTGCATCGCGTCGTCGTCGGTCACGTCGACCTGCAGCCCAAGCCACTCCGGGGAGTCGAACGCGTCCACGACGCTGGCGGCGAGGTCCCAGCCCACGACCGAGGCACCGGCCTCGAGCAGCGCATCCGCGCACGCCTTCCCGATGCCTGACGCGGCCCCGGTGACGAGGGCGACCTGGCCCGCGAGGGGGCGATGCGTGTCGCGTCGCGCGATCTTCTGCTGCTGCAGCGCCCAGTACTCGAGGTCGAAGACGTGTCCAGGCGACGCCGGCCGGTACCCGCCGAGGCGTTCGGCCGCCGCGATCGCAATCATCGTGTGGCGGTAGATGTCTTCGGCGATGAGCGCCTCGTGGGCGTTGCGACCGGCGGTCAGCATGCCCAGTCGCTCGTCCAGGACCACGCGTGGCGCAGGGTCGAGCATGGTGAGCGGGACGCTGCGGCGGTGCTCGTGCTGCGCGAAGTACGCGCGGTAGCCCTCCGCGTAGCGCGAGACCTCGGAGCCGACCAGCGGGACCCGCTTGGTCCAGATGACGTGGTCCGGGGTCAGGGGCCCGTGACCTGTTGCCTCGAGCAGCGCCCGGTCGCGGACGAACCGTGCGACGTCGGGGTCGGTGCTGCGCCGGACCACCATCGGTCTTCCGGCGAGGGCGCTCAGCTCCGCACGGAACGTGGCGAGCTCGACCGGGTCGATGTCCGGCAGCGGCGCCTGCGCCGGGGTGACGATTGCCGCCTCGTGCTCGTGGAGGTGGGCCTCGGCCGCGCCGATGAGGCGGTCGTGGTTCGCGAGTGCCTGGTGCGGGGAGTCGCCCAGTGCGAAGACGCCGTGCCGGAGCACGACGATCCCGATGGTCGTCTCGTGGCCCTGCTCGTCCCAAGCTGCCTGGCACGCCGCC
It encodes:
- a CDS encoding cupin domain-containing protein; its protein translation is MQKASLDDPAYRNGTWGPAYLIQGPSSDMGVLLLNPGDSMPNHLHRHCDESFVVLDGTCTLWMDGAVRHTMTAHEVFRANPGEMHYLVNESNAPFRCLFIKSPASPGDTVTIPWAPGEPVPVHTEEPA
- a CDS encoding bifunctional aldolase/short-chain dehydrogenase, translated to MQDREDDAVVDPMGELVEVSRILGRDPWLVLHGGGNTSVKTVRRDVTGRDVAVLLVKGSGHDLATIGPEGFAPLRLDRLHELLPPTRIGDLALLNELRCALIVADAPDPSVETLVHALLPSTAVLHSHADAILALTNTEDGEARVRRVFGNDVVVVPYAMPGPDLAAACQAAWDEQGHETTIGIVVLRHGVFALGDSPHQALANHDRLIGAAEAHLHEHEAAIVTPAQAPLPDIDPVELATFRAELSALAGRPMVVRRSTDPDVARFVRDRALLEATGHGPLTPDHVIWTKRVPLVGSEVSRYAEGYRAYFAQHEHRRSVPLTMLDPAPRVVLDERLGMLTAGRNAHEALIAEDIYRHTMIAIAAAERLGGYRPASPGHVFDLEYWALQQQKIARRDTHRPLAGQVALVTGAASGIGKACADALLEAGASVVGWDLAASVVDAFDSPEWLGLQVDVTDDDAMQHALRTGVERFGGLDVLVVAAGIFPTSQPLGEMPMATWRRTMAVNLDAVAALYGYAYPLLRLAPTNGRVVVVASKNVRAPGPGAAAYSASKAALTQLSRVAALEWAPEGIRVNMVHPDAVFDTGLWTPELLAARAEKYGMSVAEYKRRNLMRTEVTSAAVGRLVLAMADDTFACTTGAQVPIDGGNERVI